The DNA region GTGCCGTAACCCGTCAGGTCACACCTCTGTCCTGGCGGAAAATACAATGGGAAAAGCGACCGTATGACTGAATTATTCCGATGCGGACATTTTGTTGTCAGACCAATTACAGAGCATAATATAGAATCCACCCTGAAGGTCTATCAACAATCCGAGGATTTCCTTTCGTTGGGCCCCAACCCCCAAGCTTCCATTCAAATGGTATATAGTGATATGGAATGCTCAGAAAGGGCAAAAGGGCTTTTCTGCGGCATATGGAATATTTCAGGAACGCATTTGGGGATCCTCGATTTTGTTCCGGAAATAAGAGAGAAAACCGCTTTTGTTACTTTGCTCATGATTGCCAGGCCGTACAGAAACAGGGGAATCGGTGCCGACATCGTAACCGCCTTATGCCAATACCTCGTCGCGTCACGAGCGATCAAGACCATCGAGTCAACGGTACAGATCAATAATGAAAGGGGTATCAAATTTTGGAAAAAGTGCGGTTTCCACATGTCGGAGCAGGCGGAGCCGCAGGCCGATGGTACAACAACATTCCGGCTGAGACTGGAATTGCCGGTATGAGGGTCTGAGCAACTTTACGCCAGTGCCCCACCCGCCACGGCGGGCTGTGGCTAGGCCCCAACCATCTATCAGTACATCAGATTATTATAATGTACATTCGAATCGCACGGCGTATCGATAGGCCCCGGAGTATTTTCACGAAAGACCGGTTATACGGCTCAGGTCAGTTGCTCTTCAGCCTCCCGAACGATCTTTTCCGCCTCGAGCCAGTCGTGCATATCATCGCCGTAGGTATATCCCCGTTTCTCGAACATCGAATAGGCCACTTTTTCGACCAGCCGCTGCGGGCTCTTCTCGCCGTACAATTCGATCCGCGCCTCGGTGCCGTCTTTGGCCTGCACGCGAAGCATTCTGTCATCGCCCCGGTCATCCTGTTCGAGAACGATTCTGGTCGGCTCCTTTATCGACATCACCGGCTCCAGCATTTTCTCCGGGTCCCAGCGTCCGGCAAAAAGTTGGACACCGTCAATTATCCGCCCCTTTTTCTCCAGGCCTATTCCGAGTAGAGCCAAATTGTTGAATAATCGGCTCTCACCTTTGCTTTTATCGATGATGCTTACATTGGCCAGACGATACTGATTGGT from Candidatus Zixiibacteriota bacterium includes:
- a CDS encoding GNAT family N-acetyltransferase; the encoded protein is MTELFRCGHFVVRPITEHNIESTLKVYQQSEDFLSLGPNPQASIQMVYSDMECSERAKGLFCGIWNISGTHLGILDFVPEIREKTAFVTLLMIARPYRNRGIGADIVTALCQYLVASRAIKTIESTVQINNERGIKFWKKCGFHMSEQAEPQADGTTTFRLRLELPV
- a CDS encoding DUF2934 domain-containing protein, coding for MVKEISRNSWSKFCRNFNSTNQYRLANVSIIDKSKGESRLFNNLALLGIGLEKKGRIIDGVQLFAGRWDPEKMLEPVMSIKEPTRIVLEQDDRGDDRMLRVQAKDGTEARIELYGEKSPQRLVEKVAYSMFEKRGYTYGDDMHDWLEAEKIVREAEEQLT